A stretch of DNA from Methylomicrobium lacus LW14:
GTGCGGACATCGACGAGGACCGCGGCGTTATTATTTTGCAATAGCTCCCAGCATTGCTCAGGGCTTAGGTTTTCGATCATGGTAGGGGCTCTGGGTCAGGTTTTTGGCCGATAAATTGGGCTTCATTACGAAGGCCCCGGTGTATGTCGCCGATCGCGGCGTTATCCCGGTAAAACACGGTCCGCAGCGGCGCAAACAAATCCAGCAGTTCATGCGTGTCCAATAGGTAAGCCGGATTGCTCGGGCCTTCGGCGTTCACTTTCAGGCGCGTGAAGGTTTGATAGAACAGCAGGCCGCCGGGTTTCAAGGCGTTTATTATCGCATCCGTGAGCGAGCGGTCAAGAAAGCGGCCGATCACGATCACATCAAAGGCGGAGGGAGGCAGCGAAGCAGGGCTGATGGTTTCCTGTCCGGCCTCGATCGGAAGTCGATGGCGGCCGGCATAGGCGTGCAATTTTTCGATCGCTACCCCGGAAATGTCGAGCGCGGTGACCTGCATGCCATGCTCGGCAAGAAAAATCGCGTTCGCGCCGAGCCCCGAGGCGAGATCGAGGGCCGTACCTTCTGGCGGCAGCAGAAACGCATTCTCGCTCAACACCGGTGCCGGCGCTTGCTTGCCGGGCTCGTCCTGGCCGTAGATGCGGTTCCATTTTTCGCGAAGTTCCTTCATGTCTCCGGCCCTTCGAGTTTGCTGACGTGCGGTTCCAGCCAGGTTTGCAGAAACTCCATGAACACGCGGACTTTCGCGGACAGATATTTACGGTGCGGATAGACCGCATGGACTTCGAGCGGCGGGGAGGGATAGTCTTGCAGGACAGGAATCAGCCTGCCGCGTTCAATATCCCAGCCGACGATATAGATCGGCAGCATTACAAGACCCATGCCGTTGATCGCGGCGATACGGATCGCATCCGCGACGTTCGCCTGCAGGCGGCCCGTGACATTGATGACCTGATAGCCCGATTCGCTTTTAAACGGCCATTTGTTTTTCGGCGAAATCGACCAATTGATCAGACAGCTATGCTGGGCCAAATCTTGCGGGGTTTGCGGCGTGCCGTATTTGGCTAAATAATCCGGCGAGCCGCAGACGACCAGCGACGAACTGGCCAGTTTGCGCGCGACCATGCTGGTGTCGTTCAGCGCGCCGAGGTAGATTGCGAGGTCGATGCCGTCCTCGATCATGTCGCCGGGACTGCTTTGAATGATCAGTTCGACGTTCAGATCGGGATGCAGTTTTAGAAACTCGGAGATGGCGCGCGCGATATGCGTCGCGCCGATCACCGGCGGAGCGCTGACCCGCAAGGCGCCGCGCGGTTCGGTCTGCAAGTGGGTGACTTCCGATTCCATCTCCTCGATGTCGAGCAGCACCGTCTGGCAGCGCTCGAAATAGGAGGCGCCGACTTCGGTCAAACTCAGGCTTCTGGTGGTGCGGTTGAACAGGCGGGTGCCGAGGCAGCTCTCCAGATGCATGATATGCTTGGTCGCCATCGCGCGCGAAATATCCAGATCGCGCGCGCCGCCGGCAAAGCTTCCCGCTTTCGCGACGCGGACGAACACGTTCATGCTGGTCAATTTATCCACGGGGGTCTCCTGCAATCAACATGGATTTGGCGGATTTAAGAATCGGGGGATCGCGAGCGACAGGGTTACTCTCTCTTCTTTGGGCATTAGAAATTAGAGCTGCCGGCCGGACAAAAGCGTGAAATTCTTGACACTCTATATTATTTCCAAATAAGAAACAATAAATTTAATAATTGCGCTATTGTAAGCAATTTTAAAGCCTACTATAGTAGCACCGTCACAGATTTTTTCTCTGTTTCATTGGGCAGTGCCTCCTCAAATTTATTCGCTGCCCGATCTTTGAACCCCTCCCCGACATAATAGAGTCGGGGAGGGGTTTTTTTTGCCTGCTAGACCGAATCCGGCGCCGTGTTTTCGGCCTGGGCCTGTTTCCAGAGCAAGTCCTCGATCCCGCACTGGGGCGCAAAGCCCGAGACCGTGCCGAGCAAAATCTCCCGGATGTGTTCGGGATCGTCAAGCTGCGCCGCCTGGTCCAGGCGTTCCAGGCGCAGGGATAAATCGGGCCACGGAATCACGTGTTCCTCGGCGCGCATGATGCGGGGGTGACTGGTTTCGCTCACATGATCGCCGATCAGCAATTCTTCGTAAAGCTTCTCGCCGGGCCTGAGGCCGCTAAAACGGATTTCGATTTCGCCGTCAGGATGTTCCGGGTCCTGGATTTCGAGGCCGCTCAGATGAATCATCCGTTTGGCCAGGTCGAGGATGCGGACCGGATCGCCCATATCCAGCACGAAGACATCGCCGCCGCTGCCCATCGCGCCGGCTTGGATCACCAGTTGCGCGGCTTCCGGAATGGTCATGAAATAGCGGATGATATTCGGATCGGTCACCGTGACCGGACCGCCGCGTTTGATCTGTTCCCTGAACAACGGCACGACCGAACCGGACGAGCCGAGCACATTGCCGAAGCGCACCATCGTGAAACGGGTGCGGCGCCGGTGTTCAGGTATGGCGCTGAAGGCCTGCAGGATCAGCTCCGCAAAGCGTTTGCTGGCGCCCATCGTGTTGGTCGGGCGGACGGCCTTGTCGGTCGATATCAGCACGAAGGTTTCGACTTCGGCCTGGATGGCGGCTTCCGCAGTGCGCAGGGTGCCGAACACATTGTTGCGGATCGCCGCGACCGGATTGTGTTCGACGATCGGCACATGCTTGTAGGCCGCCGCATGGTAGATCGTCTGCACCTTGAAGGTCTCGCAGACTTTGCGTAGACGCGGCGCGTCGGTCACCGAACCTAGAATCGCGTAAATCGCCGGTTTTTCCGCCGAAGGCAAACGGGAGGCCCATAACTGCAATTCCTGTTCGATCGCATACAAGGCATATTCGCTCAATTCGAACAGGACCAGCGCGGACGGCCTCAAAGCGACGATCTGCCGGCACAATTCGGAGCCGATCGAGCCGCCCGCGCCGGTCACCATCACCGCCTTGCCGGTGATATTCGCATGCAGCAGGGCCGGATCGGGCGCGACCGGATCGCGGCCCAGCAGGTCTTCAATCTCGACTTCCCGGAGCGTGTCGAAAGTGATCTTGCCTCCGGCGATTTCGGAAAGGTTCGGCATCGACAATACCTGTACCGCATAAGGCTCGAGCAAGCGGATCAGCTCGCTTTTGCGCGCGTGCTTGGCGGACGGGATCGCCAGCAGGACACTCGCAACCTCATAGCGATCGATCAGATAACTCAGGGACGAAAACGGATAGATCCTGAGGCCGTTGATCTTGTGTTTGTTCAGCGCAGGATCGTCATCGATGAAAGCGACCGGCTGAAACTCGCGGCCGAGCGCCAAGGCCGAGGCCAATTGCACGCCGCCGCTGCCGGCGCCGTAAATGAGCACTTTTTTCTTCGGATGCGTGGCAGGATTGTGGCCGCCGCTGAGCCGGATATACGTGTCGCCGAGCCACCAACGCGCAAAAAAACGGCTGCCGCCGACCAGCAGCATCATGATCAGCCAGTTCAGGAACGGTACGGTGCGCGGCAGATTACGGATGCCGCTCTCATAAAAAATAAAGGGCAGAAAATAAATCACCGCAAACGCACAGGCATAGAGCGTGACCGCCTGCATGATCGTCCATAACGCCTTGATTTCGATATAGCGGATGATGGCCCGGTACAGGCCTAGGCGGATGAAAATCGGCACGGCCAGGGCCGGCGCGACCGCGATCAAGGCCCATTCGATGTTCCTCGGCACGAACAGGGCGCCCCAGCGCAGCGAGAAGGCGGACCATAAGGCGAGCATCGTAAATACGATGTCCGCCCCGATTAGAATCAGGGCTTTTCGGGGCCTGGACTGCCCGATAAACCAACGCGCCAGCCGTGGTTTCATGCGCGATCTTCCGTGCCGCCCGCGTTGAACTTGATCGCGGTCAAAAGCAGCGGCAGATAGGCCAGGGCGAGGCCCAGGATGCCGTTCAGCAAGCCGAGGCCGATCGAGACCGCCAGCGGCAACAGCCAGAACAGATTGACCGCGCCGACGAACAGCGTCACCGGCCTGTGCGAACCGAAACGGCGCGCGGCGAACTGGTAGGCATGGCTCCGGTGCGCTTCGTGCAGTTTTTCGCCGCGCCGAAAGCGTTGCAGCAAAGTCAAGGTCGCATCGACGATGAACACGCCGAGCAGGCATAGCCAGCTCCAGAACAGATTCGGGTTAAGCCAGGCGGCCTGGATCGAGATCAAGCCTAAAATGATCCCCAAAAAACCGCTACCCGCATCGCCCATGAAAATCTTCGCGGGCGGAAAGTTCCAGATCAAAAAGCCGGCGACGGCGGCCGCGAGCAATGCCGGCTCCAACCATACACTCTCATTGCCGAACAACAGGAACAATAGAACGCCGCCCAGACAAGTCGTGATCGCTTCGATGCCGGCGATGCCGTCGATGCCGTCCATGAAGTTATAAAGATTCAGCAGCCAGACCAGATAGAAGAGGCCGAAAATATGGCCGATCCAGCCGAGATCGACGGCCTGGCCGAACAGGGGCAGGGGCGGAAAGCCGCCGAGCCAATACAGGCCCCAGCCGGCGCCGATGAAATGCGCCAATAGCCGCCAGCCGGCGGGGATATGGCGGTGATCGTCCAGGAAGCCGACCACGGCGACCCAGGCGCCGGCGCCGAACAGCGCCAAACCCTGTTTTGGCGTCAACAAGCCGAGCGCGAACAGCGCCCCCAGGCTGACCAAGAACACTACCACGATCGCCATGCCGCCGCCGCGCGGGGTTGGCAGCGTATGCGAACTGCGCTGGTTCGGTACGTCGATCATATTCGAGATCAGCGCATAACGGCGGATCAGGCCGGTGAACAGGCACGCGGCCGCCAAAGCCGCCAGGAGTAAACCGCCAGTCTGCATCACTTTCGGGTTTCCAAATAATATTGAGCGGCTCTGCGCAAGGCCTGATCGACACCGACCGGAGGCTGCCAGGCAAGCCGCTCACGAGTTTTGCCAATATCCACCTGCAATGAACCGCAAAGCTTTTGGATCGCCGCGGTTTTGCCGAGGCAGCGCGCGGCGAAATTCAATACGCCCGGCGGCACCGGCAAAAGACGCGCACGTTTGCCGAGCGCGGCCGCGGTTTTGCTCAAGAGTTCAGGCGTCGAGAGGTCCTCGCCATCGCTGGCCAGAAAAGTCTGATTCGCGGCGCCGGGGTGATCGATGCAGGCGAGGATCAGGTCGACCAGGTTATCGACCGCGACCAGGCTGCGCCGGTTTTGAATCGAAGCCAAGGGCAGCGGAATGCCTTTGTCGAGCCAGCGCATCATGCTGAAAAAATTGCCTTTCACTCCAGGGCCGTAAACCAGGGGAGGGCGGATGATCACAAATTCCATCGTGGAATTCAAACAGAGTTCGCGCAAGCCGTCTTCGGCTTCGCGTTTGGAAATGCCGTAGGCGTCTTCGGGGACAGGTGTGTCGTCTGCGCGGTAAGGCCGTCCGGGGGCTGTCGCCTCGCCGTTCACCTTGATCGAGCTGATAAAAATGAAGCGTTTGACGCCGGCCTCTAGCGCCTGCCTGGCCAGATTCAGCGAGCCTTCGACATTGGCCTTGCGGAATTCGGCGAGCGGGTCGGCCGCGGTGTCCTGCATCACATGAACCCGCGCGGCGAGATGCACGACCGCGTCGATGCCCTGCAAGGCGGTGCTCCAGTCGGCAAGCGCGGCAAGATCGCCGGTTTCGATCCAGTCGGCGCCTTGCGGCCGGCCGAGTCCCGCCAAACGCCGCACCGCGGCGCGGACGGAAAATTTTTGTTCGGCCTTTAAACGCTCGACCAAGGCGCTGCCGACGAAGCCGTTGGCGCCGGTGACCAGAATATTCAAGTGGCGGTTATCGGACAAGCTCATGCCTTCGACCAGACCGTGCGATTGACATAGCCGGTGTAGCTCAGCACGACCCGGACAATTTGCTTGGAGACTTCGCCGGCCTGATAGTCGGGAATCTCCGGAATCACTCGGCGCGTCCTGTCATGCTGGCCGGTCACGACACGGACCGCATCCAGCACGTTATCCTGCTTCAGGCCGCACATCACCAGCGTGCCGACATCCATGCCTTCCGGCCGTTCATGGGTATGACGTATCGTGACCGCGGGCAGATTCAGCAAGGATGCTTCCTCGGTGATCGTGCCGCTGTCGGACACCACGCAAAATGCGGCCATTTGCAGACGGATGTAGTCTAGAAAGCCGAACGGCTTCAGATAGCGGATCAACGGATGCGAGAGGGATTCGCCGAGCGCTTCGAGGCGTTTCCGGGTACGCGGATGTGTCGAGACGATCACCGGAAATTGATACTGCTCGGCCAAGGCGCGCAGGGTTTCCAGAAGGTCGCGTAAATTTTCCGGGCTGTCGACGTTTTCTTCCCGGTGCGCGCTGACGATGAAGAAGCGGCCTTCCTGCAAGTGCTCCCTGGCCAGCACGTCGGATGCGAGTATCTTCGGCTGGTAATAATCCAGCACTTCCTGCATGTGCGAGCCGGTCTTGATGATCGTCTCGGGACGGATGCCCTCGGCGATCAGATAGCGGCGGGCATGCTCGGTCAATACCATATTGATGTCGCTCAGATGATCGAGTACCTTGCGGTTCAGTTCCTCCGGTACGCGCTGATCGAAGCAGCGGTTGCCCGCTTCCATGTGGAAGACCGGTATCTTGCGCCGTTTCGCCGCGATCACGGCCAGGCAGGTGTTGGTGTCGCCGTACAGCAACAGGGCGTCGGGCATTTCCTTCGCGAACACCTCATCGGCCTTCGCGATCACGTCGGCGATCGCTTGCGCAGCGGTTTCGCCGGTAACGCCGAGGAAATAATCGGGCTTCCGAATTTCGAGGTCGTCGAAAAACACCTGATTCAACTCATAGTCGTAATTCTGCCCGGAATGCACCAGGATATGCTGCGTGTAGAGGTCGAGTTCGGCAATCACCCGGCTCATCTTGATCAGCTCCGGGCGCGTGCCGATCAGGGTCATCACTTTAAGCATGGAGTTCGTTCCTGATGTAATCGAGCGTCAACAGCAGGTTTTTGATCTGGGCGACGTTAAGACGATGGGTATTGTGCGAGGTATAGTCGTCCACCTCCGAGATATGCGTCTCGCCTTCGACGAAATATTTGTTGTAGTTCAGGTCGCGGTTGTCCGCCGGAATGCGATAGTAGCGCTCCATGTCCTCGGCCTTGGCCATTTCCTCGCGCGAGATCAGCGATTCGTACAGTTTTTCGCCGTGGCGGGTGCCGATCACCTTGACCGGCGAGGAACTGTTGAACAGTTCTTTCAGGGCCTCGGCCAAATCCGCGACGGTCGATGCCGGCGCTTTCTGTACGAAAATGTCGCCCTGCTCAGCATGCTCGAACGCATGCAGGACCAGATCGACCGAGTCTTCCAGCGACATCAGGAAACGGGTCATGTTCGGGTCGGTCACGGTGATCGGCTCATTTTTTTTGATCTGGCTGATGAACAGCGGGATCACCGAGCCGCGCGAGGCCATCACGTTGCCGTAGCGGGTCGCGCAGACGACCGTGCCGGTTTCTGGAATCATCCTGGAGCGCGCGACCATGATCTTCTCGGCCATCGCCTTCGAGATGCCCATCGCGTTGATCGGATACACCGCCTTGTCGGTGCTCAGCACGACCACCCGGCGCACGCCGTTCGCGATCGCCGCGTTCAACACGTTCTCGGTGCCGATCACGTTGGTCTTGACCGCTTCCATCGGATAAAACTCGCAGGACGGCACCTGTTTCAGCGCCGCCGCGTGAAAAATATAATCGACGCCGGTCATAGCCTCGGAAACGCTGGCATAGTCGCGGACATCGCCGATGTAAAACTTGACCTTGTCGTTCGCCAGCGCGATACGCATGTCTTCCTGTTTTTTTTCATCGCGGCTG
This window harbors:
- a CDS encoding UDP-glucose 4-epimerase family protein translates to MSLSDNRHLNILVTGANGFVGSALVERLKAEQKFSVRAAVRRLAGLGRPQGADWIETGDLAALADWSTALQGIDAVVHLAARVHVMQDTAADPLAEFRKANVEGSLNLARQALEAGVKRFIFISSIKVNGEATAPGRPYRADDTPVPEDAYGISKREAEDGLRELCLNSTMEFVIIRPPLVYGPGVKGNFFSMMRWLDKGIPLPLASIQNRRSLVAVDNLVDLILACIDHPGAANQTFLASDGEDLSTPELLSKTAAALGKRARLLPVPPGVLNFAARCLGKTAAIQKLCGSLQVDIGKTRERLAWQPPVGVDQALRRAAQYYLETRK
- a CDS encoding class I SAM-dependent methyltransferase: MKELREKWNRIYGQDEPGKQAPAPVLSENAFLLPPEGTALDLASGLGANAIFLAEHGMQVTALDISGVAIEKLHAYAGRHRLPIEAGQETISPASLPPSAFDVIVIGRFLDRSLTDAIINALKPGGLLFYQTFTRLKVNAEGPSNPAYLLDTHELLDLFAPLRTVFYRDNAAIGDIHRGLRNEAQFIGQKPDPEPLP
- a CDS encoding polysaccharide biosynthesis protein, producing the protein MFDDKVLMITGGTGSFGHTVLKRFLDTAVREIRIFSRDEKKQEDMRIALANDKVKFYIGDVRDYASVSEAMTGVDYIFHAAALKQVPSCEFYPMEAVKTNVIGTENVLNAAIANGVRRVVVLSTDKAVYPINAMGISKAMAEKIMVARSRMIPETGTVVCATRYGNVMASRGSVIPLFISQIKKNEPITVTDPNMTRFLMSLEDSVDLVLHAFEHAEQGDIFVQKAPASTVADLAEALKELFNSSSPVKVIGTRHGEKLYESLISREEMAKAEDMERYYRIPADNRDLNYNKYFVEGETHISEVDDYTSHNTHRLNVAQIKNLLLTLDYIRNELHA
- a CDS encoding MraY family glycosyltransferase; translated protein: MQTGGLLLAALAAACLFTGLIRRYALISNMIDVPNQRSSHTLPTPRGGGMAIVVVFLVSLGALFALGLLTPKQGLALFGAGAWVAVVGFLDDHRHIPAGWRLLAHFIGAGWGLYWLGGFPPLPLFGQAVDLGWIGHIFGLFYLVWLLNLYNFMDGIDGIAGIEAITTCLGGVLLFLLFGNESVWLEPALLAAAVAGFLIWNFPPAKIFMGDAGSGFLGIILGLISIQAAWLNPNLFWSWLCLLGVFIVDATLTLLQRFRRGEKLHEAHRSHAYQFAARRFGSHRPVTLFVGAVNLFWLLPLAVSIGLGLLNGILGLALAYLPLLLTAIKFNAGGTEDRA
- the wecB gene encoding non-hydrolyzing UDP-N-acetylglucosamine 2-epimerase — its product is MLKVMTLIGTRPELIKMSRVIAELDLYTQHILVHSGQNYDYELNQVFFDDLEIRKPDYFLGVTGETAAQAIADVIAKADEVFAKEMPDALLLYGDTNTCLAVIAAKRRKIPVFHMEAGNRCFDQRVPEELNRKVLDHLSDINMVLTEHARRYLIAEGIRPETIIKTGSHMQEVLDYYQPKILASDVLAREHLQEGRFFIVSAHREENVDSPENLRDLLETLRALAEQYQFPVIVSTHPRTRKRLEALGESLSHPLIRYLKPFGFLDYIRLQMAAFCVVSDSGTITEEASLLNLPAVTIRHTHERPEGMDVGTLVMCGLKQDNVLDAVRVVTGQHDRTRRVIPEIPDYQAGEVSKQIVRVVLSYTGYVNRTVWSKA
- a CDS encoding LysR family transcriptional regulator, with protein sequence MDKLTSMNVFVRVAKAGSFAGGARDLDISRAMATKHIMHLESCLGTRLFNRTTRSLSLTEVGASYFERCQTVLLDIEEMESEVTHLQTEPRGALRVSAPPVIGATHIARAISEFLKLHPDLNVELIIQSSPGDMIEDGIDLAIYLGALNDTSMVARKLASSSLVVCGSPDYLAKYGTPQTPQDLAQHSCLINWSISPKNKWPFKSESGYQVINVTGRLQANVADAIRIAAINGMGLVMLPIYIVGWDIERGRLIPVLQDYPSPPLEVHAVYPHRKYLSAKVRVFMEFLQTWLEPHVSKLEGPET
- a CDS encoding polysaccharide biosynthesis protein — protein: MKPRLARWFIGQSRPRKALILIGADIVFTMLALWSAFSLRWGALFVPRNIEWALIAVAPALAVPIFIRLGLYRAIIRYIEIKALWTIMQAVTLYACAFAVIYFLPFIFYESGIRNLPRTVPFLNWLIMMLLVGGSRFFARWWLGDTYIRLSGGHNPATHPKKKVLIYGAGSGGVQLASALALGREFQPVAFIDDDPALNKHKINGLRIYPFSSLSYLIDRYEVASVLLAIPSAKHARKSELIRLLEPYAVQVLSMPNLSEIAGGKITFDTLREVEIEDLLGRDPVAPDPALLHANITGKAVMVTGAGGSIGSELCRQIVALRPSALVLFELSEYALYAIEQELQLWASRLPSAEKPAIYAILGSVTDAPRLRKVCETFKVQTIYHAAAYKHVPIVEHNPVAAIRNNVFGTLRTAEAAIQAEVETFVLISTDKAVRPTNTMGASKRFAELILQAFSAIPEHRRRTRFTMVRFGNVLGSSGSVVPLFREQIKRGGPVTVTDPNIIRYFMTIPEAAQLVIQAGAMGSGGDVFVLDMGDPVRILDLAKRMIHLSGLEIQDPEHPDGEIEIRFSGLRPGEKLYEELLIGDHVSETSHPRIMRAEEHVIPWPDLSLRLERLDQAAQLDDPEHIREILLGTVSGFAPQCGIEDLLWKQAQAENTAPDSV